A stretch of Clostridia bacterium DNA encodes these proteins:
- a CDS encoding response regulator — MIRILIAEDEMLEMKYLNKILSQNSHFQIVHAANNGKSAVEYVQNNPIDIAILDIKMPVMGGLQATEEIKAIDKNIQIIINTAYAEFELAQKALRLGADEYIIKPAKDYLLTQIIEKLYLKTRQQQQTGGISNNQYNLSDYPLMEEKTLIGAMQHYDVKLFKRSYQDFMRTILMTPKGTSVIKYCLKDFVNEISRTMVLIGFDTESINQFRNQTIHRLENANSIQAIKNLLLESEQTISEKLLLHDSSTIYQTKNIVNFIQNNFQEDITLKSLSHQFHFSESHLSRCISKETNMSFPQFLNKLRINHAVHLLENSNLKVSEIATEVGYHDTSHFNRTFKSFLDLTPSAYRAKCKER, encoded by the coding sequence ATGATCCGAATTCTCATTGCTGAAGACGAAATGTTGGAGATGAAGTACCTTAACAAAATCTTATCTCAAAATAGTCATTTTCAAATCGTACATGCAGCAAATAACGGTAAATCCGCTGTTGAGTATGTCCAAAATAATCCAATTGATATAGCCATATTGGATATTAAGATGCCTGTTATGGGGGGCTTACAAGCTACAGAGGAAATCAAAGCTATCGATAAGAATATTCAGATTATTATCAACACAGCCTATGCAGAGTTTGAACTAGCGCAAAAAGCGCTACGCTTGGGTGCAGATGAATATATTATTAAACCTGCTAAAGATTATCTGCTTACTCAGATTATTGAAAAGTTATACCTTAAAACCAGGCAACAACAACAGACAGGTGGAATAAGTAACAATCAATACAATCTTTCAGACTACCCTCTAATGGAGGAAAAAACACTCATTGGTGCCATGCAACACTATGATGTAAAACTTTTCAAGCGAAGCTATCAAGATTTCATGCGAACTATTCTTATGACTCCAAAAGGTACATCCGTAATCAAATATTGCCTTAAAGATTTCGTAAATGAAATCAGCCGGACCATGGTGCTTATTGGTTTTGATACGGAAAGTATCAACCAATTTAGAAATCAAACAATACATCGTTTAGAAAATGCAAATAGCATTCAAGCTATCAAAAATCTTTTGCTTGAAAGCGAACAAACAATATCAGAAAAGCTTCTCCTACATGACTCTTCAACAATCTATCAGACAAAAAACATTGTTAATTTCATTCAGAATAATTTTCAAGAGGATATAACCCTTAAATCATTAAGTCACCAGTTTCACTTTAGTGAATCACATCTTTCAAGATGTATTAGCAAAGAAACAAATATGTCTTTTCCCCAGTTTCTGAATAAATTGAGGATCAACCATGCTGTACACCTTTTGGAAAATTCAAACCTTAAGGTTAGCGAAATCGCCACGGAAGTTGGCTATCATGACACTAGCCATTTCAACCGTACTTTCAAATCATTCCTAGATTTGACACCTTCTGCATATAGAGCTAAATGCAAGGAGAGATAG
- a CDS encoding prepilin peptidase codes for MIFSVIGSFVLTFVMVQAAYLFLNNMVLLEQQDESSLDDIEWEYSWKKFFNRLGTTLFKNDSWLFKDFNRLDRIVFYGMGCILCLAIFVNITDGSAWLHIMMVQILLFMSVIDAKTQEIPDAIHMGLLPLVMVYLLLYSQIGWKFTAVGGILAFVFFFVLFLFGAMGGGDVKLIGICGLYLGFPKILMGILAGMMFGSIVGLTLIALKKKTRKDRIAFGPYIALGIVVTQVYFWDIIFFLYY; via the coding sequence ATGATATTTTCAGTCATTGGAAGTTTTGTTTTAACATTTGTAATGGTTCAAGCAGCGTACCTGTTTTTGAATAACATGGTATTACTTGAACAGCAGGATGAATCATCTTTAGATGACATAGAGTGGGAATATTCGTGGAAAAAGTTTTTTAATCGATTGGGCACGACCCTGTTTAAAAATGATTCATGGCTATTTAAGGATTTTAATCGATTGGATCGAATCGTGTTTTATGGTATGGGCTGTATTCTATGTTTGGCGATTTTTGTTAATATTACAGATGGTTCTGCTTGGCTTCACATCATGATGGTGCAAATACTCTTGTTTATGAGTGTAATAGATGCCAAAACGCAAGAAATACCGGATGCAATCCATATGGGTTTGTTGCCACTAGTTATGGTATATCTTTTACTGTATTCACAAATAGGATGGAAGTTTACGGCAGTGGGTGGGATACTTGCTTTTGTCTTCTTCTTTGTCCTATTTTTATTCGGTGCAATGGGTGGTGGCGATGTCAAGCTTATTGGAATATGTGGTTTGTATTTGGGCTTTCCTAAAATTTTAATGGGCATATTGGCTGGTATGATGTTTGGCTCAATTGTTGGCTTAACCTTAATTGCTCTTAAGAAAAAAACGAGAAAAGACCGAATTGCATTTGGACCATATATTGCTCTTGGTATAGTCGTAACACAGGTCTATTTTTGGGATATAATTTTTTTCTTATATTACTAG
- a CDS encoding InlB B-repeat-containing protein produces the protein MLKKKGMTLVETIVAITIAGILAIGVIPAFGSILQMTLRTMDVTVGAFDAQAHMESNIFDLKNAMLDPAIDELSLDGVSIVEYQNIFGRSVDMYQLDMVYPENEAKFMNVSLSKKLTEMQVHQLLVASNVHVEILNKTTHEVADMKDDPKPQLIGLVDANTDPNWYADLYHWYASMEGNPEPVFPDDYEEIYFGGISPSNLTDLTNLVNRYIMFTVVPVDIHGIRGNEVNSTNVIYVLGEEWKSGLFAWVDKDNNTNYVNTDDVKVEKSLMWPLNHGFDSLVPFQDPSQPDQTLDPSGGSLYVPMRIDVAPGDLIGPIDVNGTQKLEWYVDKNVNLATDIEVTNSSDIDITTRDGDITLYQYIKIDPSSGDAVIEDGRTKLIEDGPSLTTSGDINFETEGRGTVIFQEYSNLEADSISVIANGDIILYGTSMVAADDLILDTTKGLSFPGVRRILIHDSNLEFVANGQYGKTMQLISKDEISIEDTSFEGDTTKIGTVTLSAPDEIILDNVDFEYVDILVKDPAEMIEGGWTAGSTLTVEDGESITFTKGVRKVSNQGNLVVGNTGKIKFSNDMDTDLDNPLRLDLVKGSNDDEIIISSNYGRNLDYASASSASTFTGENVYQNVGSSRYNMEMAVDWKSGTGNPVQVSAAYDGENTITVSAAYSSIEPISEFYELSVRDKYSDNEIVGKINFRVTGGAGASTEVEILGSSVETFTVTFDKNGGDDNPVPGQMLVLDGSSLGSLPTSPNKVDYIFNGWNTKRDGSGSEFDENTVVESSITVYAQYELIPLISYIVTFDKNGGDNYPDPINIEVYEGLKIGTLPNPPTRAAHIFTGWNTRPYGNGDEVTSNTIVTESFTCYAQWKGQLSFNDLSIGDYVEIEGYNYQKVSDSKVLKRTMWGSNQDWWDADTVAYNYYYTISTPAVIDTGLLSRDEVLDLDTYAILANEGAWWTSSAKNKNQAYRVRNNGGITQSQKSTNSGVRPYLELDVDWYTLTVLSGSGSDSDPYILDLP, from the coding sequence ATGTTGAAAAAGAAAGGCATGACCCTAGTAGAAACGATTGTGGCAATTACCATAGCAGGCATTTTAGCTATTGGAGTAATACCTGCCTTTGGGAGTATCCTACAGATGACATTACGAACGATGGATGTCACTGTGGGCGCTTTTGATGCGCAAGCTCATATGGAAAGTAATATCTTTGATTTAAAAAATGCCATGCTAGATCCAGCAATCGATGAATTATCCCTCGATGGGGTATCAATAGTTGAGTATCAGAATATTTTCGGTAGGTCAGTTGATATGTATCAGCTGGATATGGTTTATCCAGAAAATGAAGCAAAATTTATGAACGTTTCTTTGTCCAAAAAATTGACAGAGATGCAAGTCCATCAGCTTTTGGTTGCTTCAAATGTACATGTGGAAATTTTAAATAAAACAACCCATGAAGTTGCCGATATGAAAGATGATCCTAAGCCCCAATTAATTGGCTTGGTTGATGCCAATACAGATCCCAACTGGTATGCCGATTTATACCATTGGTATGCTTCTATGGAAGGAAATCCTGAACCAGTATTTCCGGATGACTATGAAGAAATCTATTTTGGTGGCATTTCACCCAGTAATTTGACAGATTTGACTAACTTAGTAAACCGCTACATTATGTTTACCGTAGTTCCTGTTGATATACACGGCATTCGTGGAAATGAAGTCAATAGTACAAATGTTATATACGTACTCGGCGAAGAGTGGAAATCAGGACTGTTTGCTTGGGTGGATAAGGATAACAATACCAACTATGTCAACACAGATGATGTTAAGGTAGAAAAGAGCTTGATGTGGCCACTGAATCACGGCTTTGATTCACTAGTACCCTTCCAAGATCCATCGCAACCAGATCAGACTCTTGATCCGAGTGGTGGTTCCCTATATGTTCCTATGCGCATCGACGTTGCACCTGGTGATTTGATTGGTCCAATTGATGTAAATGGAACGCAGAAATTAGAATGGTATGTGGATAAGAATGTAAATCTAGCGACTGATATTGAAGTGACGAATTCTAGCGATATCGATATTACTACTCGTGATGGCGATATTACCCTATACCAATATATCAAAATTGACCCAAGTTCAGGAGATGCTGTAATTGAAGATGGTAGAACTAAATTAATTGAAGATGGGCCATCCTTAACTACGAGCGGGGATATTAACTTTGAAACAGAAGGCAGAGGAACAGTTATATTCCAAGAATATTCAAATCTTGAAGCAGACTCAATATCAGTAATAGCGAATGGCGATATTATCTTATATGGAACAAGCATGGTGGCAGCCGATGATTTGATTTTAGATACGACGAAAGGTTTGTCATTCCCTGGTGTTCGGAGAATTCTAATTCATGATTCAAATCTTGAGTTTGTAGCAAATGGTCAGTACGGAAAAACTATGCAGCTAATTTCAAAAGACGAGATTAGTATTGAAGATACCTCGTTTGAGGGGGATACTACTAAAATTGGTACAGTGACACTTTCGGCACCAGATGAGATTATACTAGACAATGTTGACTTTGAGTATGTCGATATTCTAGTCAAAGATCCGGCCGAAATGATAGAAGGCGGTTGGACTGCTGGGTCAACACTTACTGTCGAAGATGGAGAGAGTATAACCTTTACAAAAGGTGTTCGCAAAGTAAGCAATCAAGGAAATCTTGTAGTTGGAAATACCGGAAAAATCAAGTTTAGCAATGATATGGATACAGATTTGGACAATCCATTACGTCTTGACCTGGTGAAAGGGTCAAACGATGATGAAATCATTATATCTTCGAACTATGGAAGAAACCTAGATTATGCTAGTGCTAGCAGTGCTTCTACCTTTACCGGAGAAAATGTATACCAAAATGTAGGCTCCAGCAGATATAATATGGAGATGGCGGTAGATTGGAAGAGTGGAACCGGTAATCCAGTACAGGTTTCAGCTGCCTATGATGGAGAAAACACAATTACCGTTTCTGCGGCCTATTCTTCAATCGAGCCAATATCTGAATTTTACGAACTGAGTGTTCGTGACAAATATTCAGATAACGAGATTGTAGGAAAGATTAATTTTAGGGTTACTGGGGGAGCAGGCGCGTCTACTGAGGTAGAGATTCTTGGCTCATCCGTGGAAACCTTTACAGTAACATTCGATAAAAATGGTGGAGATGACAATCCAGTTCCTGGACAAATGTTGGTTCTTGATGGAAGTTCCTTGGGTTCACTACCTACTTCACCAAACAAAGTAGACTATATCTTCAATGGATGGAATACGAAAAGGGATGGTAGCGGAAGTGAATTTGATGAGAATACAGTAGTGGAATCCTCAATCACTGTATATGCTCAGTATGAATTAATACCCCTTATTTCTTATATAGTAACTTTTGATAAAAATGGTGGAGACAATTATCCTGATCCTATTAATATCGAAGTATACGAGGGGCTTAAAATTGGTACATTACCGAATCCTCCAACTAGAGCAGCTCATATCTTTACTGGATGGAATACGCGTCCTTATGGTAATGGAGATGAAGTTACTTCTAACACCATAGTTACTGAGAGCTTTACATGTTATGCTCAATGGAAAGGCCAGTTAAGTTTTAACGACTTATCCATAGGGGATTATGTTGAGATTGAAGGATACAATTACCAAAAGGTTTCTGATAGCAAAGTACTAAAACGAACAATGTGGGGGAGTAATCAAGATTGGTGGGATGCAGATACAGTTGCCTACAATTATTACTACACTATCTCCACACCAGCAGTAATTGATACTGGTTTACTGAGTCGAGATGAGGTACTTGATTTGGATACCTATGCAATTCTAGCGAATGAGGGAGCATGGTGGACTAGCTCGGCAAAAAATAAGAATCAGGCATATAGGGTACGCAATAACGGAGGAATAACCCAATCTCAAAAATCTACTAATTCGGGTGTTAGACCTTATTTGGAACTAGATGTCGATTGGTATACCTTGACAGTCTTGTCAGGCTCTGGCTCTGATAGTGATCCATACATCTTAGACTTGCCATGA
- a CDS encoding 3-deoxy-7-phosphoheptulonate synthase, with protein MKFTKVQKIPEPQEIIESMPVTESIKKIKEQRDKEIEAIFTGKDDRFILIIGPCSADNQDAVVDYITRLATIQEKVKDKILMIPRIYTNKPRTTGQGYKGMLHQPNPEKGTDMAQGIVAIRKLHLRAITETGLTSADEMLYPENHVYLDDLLSYVAVGARSVEDQQHRLVASGINIPIGMKNPTSGDISIMLNSIQAAQAEYKFIYRGWEVHTEGNPLAHAILRGAVDKFGNSIANYHYEDISTLIHAYESRNLKNLSIIIDTNHSNSNKDFSQQPRIAHEVIRNCHYDSLFKKAIKGLMVESYIEDGRQEIGANTYGRSITDPCLGWAKTEKMIFDIAEAL; from the coding sequence ATGAAATTCACGAAAGTACAAAAGATACCGGAGCCACAGGAAATTATTGAAAGCATGCCGGTTACGGAGAGCATTAAGAAGATAAAGGAACAAAGAGATAAGGAAATAGAAGCAATCTTCACAGGTAAAGATGACCGGTTCATCTTGATTATTGGCCCATGTTCGGCTGATAATCAGGATGCTGTTGTAGATTACATAACTAGATTGGCGACGATACAGGAAAAAGTAAAAGATAAGATTTTGATGATACCAAGAATTTATACCAATAAACCGCGTACTACCGGCCAAGGGTATAAGGGAATGTTGCACCAACCTAATCCTGAAAAAGGAACCGACATGGCCCAAGGCATTGTAGCAATCCGAAAGCTACACTTAAGAGCCATCACTGAAACGGGGCTGACTAGTGCTGATGAGATGCTCTATCCAGAGAATCATGTATATTTAGATGACTTACTAAGCTATGTAGCAGTAGGTGCAAGAAGCGTGGAGGACCAACAGCATAGATTGGTTGCTAGTGGTATCAATATTCCTATTGGAATGAAAAATCCTACCAGCGGTGATATTTCAATCATGTTAAACTCCATCCAGGCAGCTCAAGCAGAGTATAAATTTATCTACCGTGGTTGGGAGGTACATACTGAAGGCAATCCATTAGCCCATGCTATTTTGCGAGGAGCGGTTGATAAGTTTGGCAACAGTATTGCAAACTACCATTACGAAGATATTAGTACTCTGATCCACGCCTATGAAAGTAGGAATTTAAAGAATTTGTCCATTATTATTGATACGAATCATTCGAACTCCAATAAAGATTTTAGCCAACAGCCTAGAATTGCTCACGAAGTGATTCGAAACTGCCATTATGATTCCTTGTTTAAGAAAGCCATCAAAGGATTGATGGTAGAAAGTTATATAGAAGATGGTAGGCAAGAAATCGGGGCGAATACCTATGGCCGGTCTATTACTGACCCCTGCTTGGGTTGGGCAAAAACTGAAAAAATGATTTTTGATATAGCGGAAGCACTCTGA
- a CDS encoding SDR family oxidoreductase yields the protein MNDKEEYYIGQIKLIDGLLLEETMEIHKKKLDKRIAIVTGATKGNGLAGVMGLAKHGAKVYMVDSDISVHERAHELRKQGYCVNGILLDVCDQYAVKVVLNEMVHEEGRIDILLNSVRFITLKSFMELSNTERDALFDETIKGVWNCSRAVYPYMLEKDYGKIINMSFAPELKEVDNIEPSYAIAKAAIWGFTQALAYEAARYGINVNAICPGHILTPSLQQCVLKSNPINPNKEIEKLATSIPLGRLGSMEEIGELVAFLASDEASYLVGTQIFIDGGSTLAENFNMAMC from the coding sequence ATGAATGATAAAGAAGAGTATTATATAGGACAAATAAAATTGATTGATGGTTTATTGCTGGAGGAAACGATGGAGATACACAAAAAGAAATTAGACAAGCGAATTGCAATTGTGACCGGGGCCACTAAAGGTAATGGGCTGGCTGGAGTCATGGGATTAGCCAAGCATGGAGCAAAGGTTTATATGGTGGACAGTGATATAAGTGTACATGAAAGGGCTCATGAGTTAAGAAAACAAGGCTATTGCGTTAATGGGATATTGCTTGATGTGTGTGATCAATACGCAGTTAAGGTTGTACTGAATGAGATGGTACATGAAGAAGGAAGAATTGACATCTTATTGAATAGCGTTCGATTCATAACATTAAAATCATTTATGGAACTGAGTAATACCGAGCGAGATGCACTTTTCGACGAAACGATTAAAGGCGTATGGAATTGTTCTCGTGCTGTTTATCCGTATATGTTAGAGAAGGATTATGGAAAAATTATTAATATGTCTTTTGCGCCAGAGCTGAAAGAAGTAGACAATATCGAGCCATCCTATGCTATTGCTAAAGCTGCTATTTGGGGTTTTACCCAAGCTCTGGCCTACGAGGCAGCTAGATATGGTATTAACGTGAATGCAATTTGCCCGGGCCACATTCTAACCCCATCGCTTCAGCAGTGTGTACTAAAATCTAATCCAATAAATCCAAACAAAGAAATAGAAAAACTTGCTACTTCAATACCGCTAGGACGTTTGGGCTCTATGGAAGAAATCGGAGAACTAGTCGCTTTTTTAGCTAGTGACGAAGCATCCTATTTGGTTGGGACTCAGATATTTATTGATGGTGGGAGCACTTTAGCGGAGAACTTCAACATGGCAATGTGCTAA
- a CDS encoding flavin reductase, which yields MKLWRCEVCNHVFEGDAPPDKCPVCNVGPERFVEEIPKEHKPGSNLKKATRKMSYGLYVISSRKGEKLNGQVANAAFQVTTNPTTIAISVNKENLTKECIDESGYFALNILGTDNMRMVRRFGFRSGREFDKFKNMNFGLTPNNMPYLKDAAGWIECKVIPDKTINIGTHTIYIADVLDGDGRDDAPETMTYAYYRKNK from the coding sequence ATGAAATTATGGCGTTGTGAAGTATGCAACCATGTTTTTGAAGGGGACGCGCCTCCTGATAAATGTCCTGTCTGTAATGTTGGGCCAGAACGTTTTGTGGAAGAAATCCCCAAAGAACATAAACCAGGAAGTAATCTAAAAAAGGCAACCCGCAAGATGAGCTACGGTCTTTATGTCATCAGCTCTCGTAAAGGCGAAAAACTAAACGGTCAAGTAGCCAATGCTGCTTTCCAGGTTACAACCAACCCTACTACTATTGCTATCTCCGTCAATAAAGAGAATCTTACGAAGGAATGTATAGATGAATCAGGGTACTTTGCGCTAAACATCTTGGGTACAGACAACATGAGAATGGTACGCCGCTTCGGATTTCGCTCAGGTCGTGAATTTGATAAATTTAAGAATATGAATTTCGGGCTCACACCAAATAATATGCCGTATCTTAAGGATGCAGCCGGCTGGATTGAATGCAAGGTTATTCCCGATAAAACCATAAACATTGGTACGCATACGATTTATATTGCAGATGTTTTAGACGGTGACGGTCGCGATGATGCACCTGAAACTATGACATATGCATACTATAGAAAAAACAAATAA
- a CDS encoding PocR ligand-binding domain-containing protein yields the protein MKLVTEIHNIDKETLKEIEESFALATGMGVVFTDPQGIHLGEGSNFCTFCKSIHSHDGGLKCCYASNRVAGLRALKQKKPYIFQCHAGLIDIIIPIIIDDKFVGTVMAGQVRCDNLEDDTFPSIGEQDYNMPWFNTEYFKKAREETMIISKERIIAAANSLFMLANYIVDKNIKETLEEELLKKQDILFQQEKKRTILEHSLRFAKLSAMQNQVDPHFMFNILSSIIRLLELEEYDSAQNILETFTKMLRYSLHNKTNLVTLEQELNYIEKYLYLQNFRFGDRVKFVIDVEDTLKSLMLPFFSLQIFVENSIIHGLEPLDREGVVQILGRESENYYTIIVEDNGAGMDEEQLNRFFKNIKKSPLSDEEHLSTDTHYGLANTIERLRLHFEDAFTYYVESSKNIGTKIILKIYKKHIPNSSL from the coding sequence ATGAAGTTAGTAACAGAGATACACAACATCGATAAGGAAACGCTTAAGGAAATTGAAGAATCTTTTGCACTAGCAACTGGAATGGGTGTTGTTTTTACTGATCCCCAAGGGATACATCTTGGTGAAGGATCAAACTTCTGCACTTTTTGCAAATCTATCCATAGCCATGATGGTGGTCTAAAATGCTGTTATGCCTCTAATCGAGTGGCCGGATTACGCGCTTTAAAACAAAAAAAACCATACATATTTCAATGCCATGCAGGTTTAATCGACATTATCATTCCTATCATAATTGATGATAAATTTGTTGGAACAGTAATGGCTGGTCAAGTACGTTGTGACAACTTGGAGGATGATACCTTTCCCAGTATAGGTGAACAAGACTACAATATGCCTTGGTTTAACACTGAGTATTTTAAAAAGGCACGCGAAGAAACAATGATTATTTCTAAAGAAAGAATCATCGCCGCAGCCAATAGCCTTTTCATGCTAGCAAATTATATCGTGGATAAAAATATCAAAGAAACCTTGGAAGAAGAGCTCCTCAAAAAGCAGGATATTCTCTTCCAGCAAGAAAAGAAACGAACCATATTGGAGCACAGCTTGCGCTTTGCCAAGCTAAGTGCCATGCAGAATCAAGTAGATCCGCATTTTATGTTCAATATTCTATCTAGTATAATTCGATTACTAGAACTTGAAGAATATGACAGTGCACAAAATATCCTAGAAACCTTTACCAAAATGTTGCGCTACAGCCTACATAATAAAACCAATCTAGTAACCTTAGAACAAGAGCTAAACTATATAGAAAAATACTTGTATCTACAAAACTTCCGCTTTGGTGATCGTGTTAAATTTGTGATTGATGTAGAAGATACATTGAAAAGCCTCATGCTTCCCTTCTTCTCGCTTCAAATATTTGTGGAAAACTCAATAATACATGGATTAGAACCTTTAGATCGCGAAGGCGTTGTTCAAATACTGGGACGTGAATCAGAAAATTACTATACCATTATCGTAGAAGATAACGGCGCAGGAATGGATGAGGAACAATTAAACCGTTTCTTTAAAAACATAAAGAAATCCCCATTATCCGATGAAGAGCATTTAAGCACAGACACCCATTACGGTTTAGCCAACACCATCGAAAGATTGAGACTGCATTTTGAAGATGCCTTTACTTATTATGTGGAATCATCCAAAAATATTGGTACAAAAATCATTCTTAAAATTTACAAAAAACATATTCCCAATAGTTCACTCTAG
- a CDS encoding rubrerythrin family protein — MDEKLKGTKTEANLWTAFSGESQARNKYDYFSSQAKKDGYVQIQKFFEETALNEKEHAKIWFKLIHGVNSTTENLKDAAAGENYEWTDMYKGFAETAKAEGFDDIAALFEGVAEIEKHHEERYLALLNNIEKERVFERDMECKWICQNCGNIHYGKKAPEVCPVCDHPQAHYALLSENY; from the coding sequence ATGGATGAAAAATTAAAAGGTACAAAGACGGAAGCCAATTTATGGACTGCCTTTTCCGGTGAATCACAAGCTAGAAATAAATATGATTACTTTAGCAGTCAGGCAAAAAAGGATGGGTATGTTCAAATTCAAAAATTCTTTGAAGAAACTGCCTTAAATGAAAAAGAACACGCTAAAATCTGGTTTAAGTTAATTCATGGTGTGAATAGTACTACTGAAAACTTAAAAGATGCAGCAGCCGGTGAAAACTATGAATGGACCGACATGTACAAGGGATTTGCAGAAACTGCAAAAGCAGAAGGTTTTGATGATATTGCAGCCCTCTTCGAAGGTGTCGCTGAAATAGAAAAACATCATGAAGAACGTTATCTAGCTCTTCTAAACAACATTGAAAAAGAACGAGTATTTGAGCGTGACATGGAATGCAAGTGGATATGTCAAAACTGTGGAAATATACACTATGGTAAAAAGGCTCCAGAAGTTTGTCCCGTATGTGACCACCCACAAGCACATTATGCATTACTTTCAGAAAACTATTAA
- the gcvPA gene encoding aminomethyl-transferring glycine dehydrogenase subunit GcvPA: MSGKGNIVYPYIPNSVPEVRQAMLDELGFESEEDIYKEIPDRLRFHGEMKMPAPILSEARLQRHVEKIFAKNENVKDNICFLGGGIWNHYVPAVCDTIGGRDEILTSYVGEAFSDHGKFQILFESESMLGDLTGFEACNTPTYDWANAIAIVSRMASRTTGRKEILVSENISPDRKIINENYCKPDISIVEVKYDFENRCLDLDDLRSKVSDKTAMVYFENPSYLGFIETQGAEIVEIAHAKGATVAVGVDPTSLGVLEAPGDFGADYAVGELQPLGIHMSCGGGLGGFIATKDEEKFVAEYPSLLFGVLPTVKEGEYGFGQVAFERTSYGSREKGKDFIGTCAALHGMIAAVYLALMGPAGMKDLGSTILQRMAYAKAEIAKVPGVKVYDGYNFKEFVVNFDDCGKSVAEINRLLLKKKIFGGIDLTKSFPELGSSALYCVTEMLTKEDIDDLVVALNEIC; encoded by the coding sequence ATGAGCGGTAAAGGTAATATTGTATATCCTTATATTCCTAATTCAGTACCTGAAGTTAGACAGGCAATGTTGGACGAGTTGGGTTTTGAGAGTGAAGAAGATATTTATAAAGAGATACCAGATCGTCTGAGATTTCACGGTGAAATGAAGATGCCTGCCCCTATTTTATCTGAGGCAAGATTACAAAGACACGTTGAAAAAATATTCGCAAAAAATGAGAACGTAAAAGATAATATTTGTTTCTTAGGTGGTGGTATTTGGAATCACTATGTACCAGCTGTATGTGACACCATTGGTGGACGTGATGAGATTCTTACCTCCTATGTTGGTGAAGCCTTCTCTGACCATGGCAAATTCCAAATCTTGTTTGAAAGTGAAAGTATGCTGGGAGACTTAACCGGTTTTGAAGCATGTAATACTCCGACCTATGATTGGGCGAATGCAATAGCCATCGTTTCAAGAATGGCTTCTAGAACTACAGGCAGAAAAGAAATATTAGTATCTGAGAATATTAGTCCTGATAGAAAAATAATTAACGAAAACTATTGCAAACCTGATATTTCAATCGTAGAAGTAAAATATGATTTTGAGAATCGGTGTTTAGATCTTGATGATCTAAGAAGCAAGGTTTCTGATAAAACAGCCATGGTTTATTTCGAAAATCCATCCTATCTTGGATTCATTGAAACCCAAGGTGCGGAAATTGTTGAGATTGCACATGCTAAAGGTGCAACAGTGGCAGTAGGTGTAGATCCTACTTCATTGGGCGTATTGGAAGCACCTGGAGATTTCGGTGCAGACTACGCTGTTGGTGAATTACAACCACTAGGTATCCACATGTCTTGTGGTGGTGGACTAGGTGGATTCATTGCAACAAAAGATGAAGAAAAATTCGTAGCTGAGTACCCGTCATTATTGTTTGGTGTATTACCTACAGTAAAAGAAGGCGAGTATGGATTCGGCCAGGTTGCATTTGAGAGAACTTCCTATGGATCTCGTGAAAAAGGCAAAGACTTTATTGGTACCTGTGCTGCTTTACATGGAATGATTGCCGCTGTTTATTTGGCACTCATGGGTCCTGCTGGCATGAAAGACCTTGGCTCAACGATCCTACAGCGTATGGCTTATGCCAAGGCTGAAATTGCTAAGGTTCCAGGCGTAAAAGTATATGATGGATACAACTTCAAAGAATTCGTTGTTAACTTTGATGATTGTGGAAAATCTGTTGCTGAAATTAACAGACTACTTCTTAAAAAGAAAATTTTTGGTGGCATCGATTTGACAAAATCATTCCCCGAACTAGGAAGTTCAGCATTGTATTGTGTAACTGAAATGCTTACCAAAGAAGATATTGATGATTTGGTAGTAGCACTGAACGAAATATGTTAG